Proteins encoded by one window of Bacteroidota bacterium:
- a CDS encoding FlgD immunoglobulin-like domain containing protein produces MKRHTLFTGALLLVLLTAIGAFGQPATVNTVGGFEGSLPSFWTKGNEPGTSTLSWATDQFSSLGHSLKIAKPSSTADSAAWISQNMTGIWSPQHLKNVDILLGAYVKTENVNTSPANADETWWISYSFWDSAGAFIGETKLPIDQTAATSTGWIADTNGVGETILPKDSWTTIVKFVAGKNATGTVWADDFVFYGRGGAWAGQDWNTGVAVPAGWFYWLPPNGGNDGLLANGFENTAVTNEAAHSGNYSLKFDLPLDRAPHDGFVGTLRYPFSSIRSDIQEGDKLRLSVWIKASNLVPDSAEVYPGTWSVGFTPLFFTGTGPNYGYNPVGPAVDYTFAFPAVTSFDWTKYTLDITVPSGVNAKELETRLHVYSRFTGTIYFDDLTVEKLDVPEINLAGGFEGSLPAYWTKGNEPGGSTLAWATDQFSSLGHSLKISKGVTADSASWISQNMCDIWSPQHLKNVDILLGAYVKTENVNMNPANADEAWWVSYSFWDSAGAFIGETKLPIDQTVATSSGWIADTNGVGETILPKDSWTTIVKFVAGKNATGTVWADDFVFYGRGGAWAGQDWNTGVGVPTGWFYWLPPNGGNDGLLANGFENTVVTNEAAHSGNYSLKFDMPFDRSPHDGFVGTQRFLFNQTGKGSTVTKNRGGISSISDVQPGDVLRLSVWIKASNLVPDSAAMYPGTWSVGFTPLWFTGNTNNLGYNPVGPANDYTFAFPAVTSFAWKKYSLDVTVPTGVGANALEVRLHVYSRFTGTIYFDDLTVEKLDPPQPNLIGGFEGEYPAYWTEGSEPSSATLSWATDQFSSLGHSLKIAKPSVTADSASWISKNMADIWSPQHLKNVDILLGAYVKTENVNTNPISADQTWWISYSFWDSAGAFIGETKLPIDQTVATSSGWIADTNGVGETILPKDSWTTIVKFVAGKNATGTVWADDFVFYGRGGAWAGQDWNAGVGVPTGWFYWLPPNGGNDGLLGNGFENTVVTNEAAHSGNYSLKFDMPFDRAPHDGFVGTHRFMLDGSGPALPVSPSGGTTPASVSAVAGDILRLSVWIKASNLVPDSAAMYPGTWSVGFTPLWFTGTGNNSGYNPVGPATDYTFSFPAVTSFDWTQYSLDVQVPTGVSATALEVRLHVYSRFTGTIYFDDLGVQVIGTSTGVSGNDTRGIPKTFQLSDNFPNPFNPTTVIQYATPRADQISLEIYNLLGQRVRTLVDGVISAGYHEAVWDGRNENGQQVESGVYFYRLQTGQVGLVKKMLFVK; encoded by the coding sequence ATGAAAAGGCATACACTATTTACCGGCGCCCTTTTGCTTGTCTTATTGACGGCAATTGGAGCGTTCGGCCAGCCGGCCACCGTCAATACGGTCGGCGGATTCGAGGGATCGCTTCCCTCATTCTGGACGAAGGGAAACGAACCGGGCACATCGACGTTGAGCTGGGCAACCGACCAGTTCAGTTCGCTCGGCCACAGCCTTAAGATCGCCAAACCGTCATCGACCGCCGATTCCGCCGCCTGGATATCGCAGAACATGACGGGCATCTGGTCTCCGCAGCATCTCAAGAACGTCGACATCCTCCTTGGCGCCTACGTCAAGACAGAGAATGTGAACACCAGCCCGGCAAACGCCGATGAGACCTGGTGGATTTCCTATTCGTTCTGGGATAGCGCGGGAGCGTTCATCGGAGAGACCAAGCTGCCGATCGACCAGACCGCCGCAACAAGCACGGGATGGATCGCGGACACCAACGGCGTGGGCGAGACGATCCTGCCGAAGGATTCCTGGACGACGATCGTAAAGTTCGTCGCGGGTAAGAACGCGACCGGCACGGTTTGGGCAGACGACTTCGTGTTCTACGGACGAGGGGGAGCGTGGGCAGGGCAGGACTGGAATACCGGTGTCGCTGTACCGGCGGGATGGTTCTACTGGCTGCCGCCGAACGGAGGGAACGACGGGTTACTGGCGAACGGATTCGAGAACACCGCCGTGACGAACGAAGCGGCGCATTCGGGAAACTACTCGCTGAAATTCGACCTGCCGCTGGATCGCGCACCCCATGACGGTTTCGTCGGGACGCTGCGATACCCGTTCAGCAGTATCCGGTCGGACATTCAGGAGGGGGATAAGTTGCGCCTCAGCGTCTGGATCAAGGCGAGTAACCTCGTGCCTGATTCCGCCGAGGTCTATCCCGGCACATGGTCCGTTGGATTTACTCCTCTCTTCTTTACGGGCACCGGGCCGAACTACGGCTACAACCCCGTCGGGCCCGCGGTCGATTACACATTCGCATTTCCCGCGGTCACGTCCTTCGACTGGACGAAATATACTCTGGATATTACCGTTCCGTCCGGGGTCAATGCGAAGGAGCTGGAAACGCGGCTGCACGTCTATTCCCGGTTCACCGGGACAATTTACTTTGACGATTTGACCGTGGAGAAACTCGATGTGCCCGAAATCAACCTTGCCGGGGGCTTCGAGGGCTCGCTTCCTGCGTATTGGACGAAGGGGAACGAACCGGGCGGCTCGACTCTGGCCTGGGCAACAGACCAGTTCAGTTCGCTTGGACACTCCCTCAAGATCAGCAAGGGCGTAACCGCCGACTCGGCCTCATGGATTTCTCAGAACATGTGCGACATCTGGTCCCCGCAGCATCTCAAGAACGTCGACATCCTGCTCGGGGCCTATGTCAAGACAGAGAATGTGAACATGAACCCGGCCAATGCTGATGAAGCGTGGTGGGTTTCGTACTCATTCTGGGATAGCGCGGGAGCGTTTATCGGAGAGACCAAGCTTCCGATCGACCAGACGGTCGCCACGAGCTCCGGATGGATCGCGGACACCAATGGCGTGGGAGAGACGATCCTGCCGAAGGATTCGTGGACAACGATCGTAAAGTTCGTCGCGGGCAAGAACGCCACCGGCACGGTTTGGGCCGACGACTTCGTCTTCTACGGGCGGGGCGGAGCATGGGCGGGACAGGACTGGAACACCGGCGTCGGCGTGCCGACAGGGTGGTTCTACTGGCTGCCGCCGAACGGCGGGAACGACGGGTTACTGGCGAACGGCTTTGAGAACACCGTCGTGACGAACGAGGCGGCGCACTCGGGCAACTACTCGTTGAAATTCGACATGCCGTTTGACCGCTCGCCCCATGACGGATTTGTCGGCACACAGCGCTTCCTGTTCAACCAAACCGGAAAAGGATCGACCGTAACGAAGAATAGGGGCGGGATCTCCAGCATTTCTGACGTACAGCCGGGGGATGTATTGCGTCTCAGCGTCTGGATCAAGGCGAGTAATCTCGTGCCCGATTCCGCAGCGATGTATCCCGGAACCTGGTCGGTCGGATTCACTCCGCTCTGGTTCACCGGCAACACCAACAACCTTGGCTACAACCCCGTCGGTCCCGCAAACGATTACACGTTTGCGTTTCCGGCGGTCACCTCCTTCGCCTGGAAAAAGTATTCGCTGGACGTCACCGTCCCGACAGGAGTGGGTGCGAACGCTCTCGAGGTTCGTCTCCACGTCTATTCCCGGTTCACGGGTACGATCTACTTCGATGATCTGACCGTGGAGAAACTCGATCCGCCGCAGCCGAATTTGATCGGCGGCTTCGAGGGAGAATATCCGGCATACTGGACGGAAGGGAGCGAGCCCTCGAGCGCTACTTTGAGCTGGGCAACCGATCAGTTCAGTTCGCTCGGACACAGCCTCAAGATCGCAAAGCCGTCGGTCACGGCCGATTCCGCGTCATGGATTTCCAAGAACATGGCCGACATCTGGTCGCCGCAACACCTCAAGAACGTCGACATCCTGCTCGGCGCCTATGTCAAAACGGAGAATGTGAACACGAACCCGATCAGCGCCGATCAGACCTGGTGGATTTCGTATTCGTTCTGGGACAGTGCGGGAGCATTTATCGGAGAAACCAAGCTTCCGATCGACCAGACGGTCGCCACGAGCTCCGGATGGATCGCGGACACCAACGGCGTGGGCGAGACGATCCTGCCGAAAGATTCCTGGACGACGATCGTAAAGTTCGTCGCGGGCAAGAACGCCACCGGCACGGTATGGGCCGACGACTTCGTCTTCTACGGGCGGGGCGGGGCATGGGCGGGACAGGACTGGAACGCCGGGGTCGGAGTACCGACCGGGTGGTTCTACTGGCTGCCGCCGAACGGCGGGAACGACGGGTTATTGGGGAACGGCTTTGAGAACACCGTCGTGACAAACGAGGCGGCACACTCGGGCAACTACTCGTTGAAATTCGATATGCCGTTCGACCGCGCCCCCCACGACGGATTTGTCGGGACGCACCGGTTCATGCTCGACGGCAGCGGACCGGCTCTTCCGGTCTCGCCGTCAGGCGGCACGACACCGGCATCGGTCAGCGCGGTGGCGGGCGACATTCTGAGGCTGTCGGTCTGGATCAAGGCGAGCAATCTCGTGCCCGATTCCGCAGCGATGTATCCCGGAACCTGGTCGGTCGGATTCACTCCGCTCTGGTTCACGGGCACCGGCAATAATTCCGGCTACAACCCGGTCGGCCCTGCAACCGATTATACGTTTTCATTCCCGGCCGTCACGTCGTTCGATTGGACACAGTACTCGCTCGACGTGCAGGTTCCGACCGGCGTCAGCGCCACGGCACTCGAGGTTCGGCTGCACGTCTATTCACGGTTCACCGGGACCATCTACTTCGACGATCTCGGCGTCCAGGTGATCGGCACCTCCACCGGCGTTTCCGGAAACGACACCAGGGGAATCCCGAAGACGTTCCAACTCTCGGACAACTTTCCGAATCCCTTCAACCCCACGACGGTGATCCAGTACGCGACGCCCAGGGCAGACCAGATCTCGCTCGAGATCTACAATCTTCTTGGACAACGCGTGCGAACGCTCGTTGACGGGGTGATCTCCGCGGGATATCACGAAGCGGTATGGGACGGACGGAACGAGAACGGGCAGCAGGTTGAATCGGGCGTCTATTTTTACCGCCTCCAGACGGGGCAGGTGGGGCTCGTAAAGAAGATGTTGTTTGTGAAGTAA